The Nitrospinota bacterium genome window below encodes:
- a CDS encoding HDIG domain-containing protein, which yields MGVSDIEKRRQEDRRRQSTLMVLAGRNKKGKKGARGHKGVAARLKAGEQRIKLVLPVVLVIVLAMLLVPYVTLPPKTYNVGDVALGDVKATEDFLVVDEASTLAKREEAVTKLLPVYDFDIKVIEEVSARLNRAFGTIQKAYLTRAPEVALPPAVKPEGLLIPKQPPLGSSGHSLDISVIEKSPLFAMKIEQFQKILGVQLPQEEVTALVARHFDPALQEAGIQVMAEVMRKGVVANKPLLLQQGKQGIIVQEVGSQETRVLTDFSATIDIKSLESAIRAAALRLFPETTRGNRSLVTRLAASMIRPNLTFNKLETEKQKKEAITAVKPVLFQVKKGEMILREGERVREEHLAKLRQLALQQENRSTIHAIGGAHLLTFLLLAMLVAAFYKFTPATLKSTKDLLLISLVLVGNVLLVKVSIIFAKAIGTSLGAVPHTSYFFAIPYAIGAMLLVILLEKEVALVFSVILTFFIGFMIQEGLSYPLVCLFSSLVAVLWANEYKRRSSILVAGLFIGGVNILTILALDLYSGTIFSAIGFIDIMMGFVGGLMAAVLVSAFLPMLEALFNVTSDIKLLELSDLNHPLLRKLMMQAPGTYHHSIIVGNLAEGASEAIGANSLFARVSSYFHDIGKIKKPEYFVENLMGKESKHKKLSPSMSTLIITSHVKDGIELARENKLPEKIIDVIPQHHGTSLITYFYDKAKKQQDPSIQEIKEEDYRYPGPKPQTKEAGIVHLADSVEAAARTVTDPTPSRIEGLVRKIVNNKFADAQLDECDLTLKDLNKIVDSFTRTLIGIYHHRIDYPEEKEMPEQVFAGSEEEASGGSGIKSADHRSDRSEDDEAEGPPPLKRLGL from the coding sequence ATGGGCGTTTCGGACATTGAGAAAAGACGGCAAGAAGACCGGAGACGCCAAAGCACCTTAATGGTCCTCGCAGGGAGGAATAAAAAAGGCAAGAAGGGGGCGCGTGGCCATAAGGGAGTAGCTGCGCGGCTTAAGGCCGGAGAACAGCGGATTAAGCTGGTGCTCCCGGTTGTCCTAGTGATAGTTCTGGCCATGCTGTTGGTTCCCTACGTAACCTTGCCGCCCAAAACTTATAACGTAGGAGATGTTGCCCTCGGCGATGTCAAGGCCACGGAGGATTTCCTCGTCGTCGATGAGGCCTCGACCCTCGCCAAGCGCGAGGAAGCAGTCACCAAGCTCTTACCCGTCTACGATTTCGACATCAAAGTCATTGAGGAGGTTAGCGCTAGACTGAATAGGGCCTTTGGCACAATACAGAAGGCCTATCTTACACGCGCCCCGGAGGTAGCTTTGCCCCCTGCGGTGAAGCCCGAAGGGCTGCTCATCCCTAAGCAGCCGCCACTGGGCTCTAGTGGGCATTCACTCGACATCTCCGTCATTGAGAAAAGCCCTCTCTTTGCTATGAAAATAGAGCAATTCCAAAAAATTCTTGGCGTGCAGCTTCCCCAGGAAGAGGTCACGGCATTGGTGGCCCGCCATTTTGACCCCGCGCTTCAAGAGGCCGGTATCCAGGTGATGGCGGAGGTTATGCGCAAGGGCGTTGTGGCCAACAAACCATTATTGCTCCAACAGGGCAAGCAAGGCATTATAGTCCAAGAGGTTGGTTCGCAAGAGACACGAGTCCTGACCGATTTCTCAGCGACTATAGACATTAAGTCGCTCGAAAGCGCCATCAGGGCGGCCGCCCTGCGATTGTTCCCTGAAACCACCCGGGGCAATCGTTCATTAGTAACCCGCTTGGCTGCTTCCATGATCCGGCCCAACCTCACCTTCAACAAGCTAGAGACCGAGAAGCAAAAAAAGGAGGCTATCACCGCGGTCAAGCCGGTGCTTTTTCAGGTCAAGAAGGGGGAGATGATTCTCCGAGAGGGTGAGCGGGTCCGAGAAGAGCATCTGGCCAAACTCAGACAACTTGCCTTGCAGCAAGAAAATCGCTCGACTATACATGCTATTGGTGGCGCTCACCTGCTGACTTTTCTCTTGTTGGCCATGTTGGTGGCCGCTTTCTACAAATTCACCCCAGCAACGTTGAAGTCCACCAAAGACCTTCTGCTCATCAGCCTTGTGCTGGTGGGCAACGTCCTGCTAGTCAAGGTCAGCATCATTTTTGCCAAGGCTATTGGAACGAGCCTCGGTGCAGTTCCGCACACCTCATATTTTTTCGCGATTCCTTACGCCATAGGCGCGATGCTCCTGGTCATCCTTCTCGAGAAGGAGGTGGCTTTGGTGTTCAGCGTAATCCTCACCTTCTTCATTGGGTTCATGATTCAAGAGGGTTTGAGCTATCCGTTGGTATGTCTATTCTCGAGCCTGGTTGCAGTCCTTTGGGCCAACGAGTACAAGCGCCGCTCCTCGATTCTAGTGGCGGGTCTTTTCATCGGGGGCGTCAATATATTGACCATTTTGGCCTTGGATCTCTACTCGGGAACAATCTTTAGTGCCATAGGGTTTATTGACATCATGATGGGCTTCGTCGGGGGTCTTATGGCTGCGGTGCTGGTCTCCGCATTTTTGCCGATGTTAGAGGCGCTATTCAACGTCACCTCCGATATTAAGTTGCTGGAGTTGAGTGACCTCAACCATCCTCTCTTGCGGAAGCTTATGATGCAGGCGCCAGGCACCTACCATCACAGTATTATTGTGGGCAACCTGGCCGAGGGGGCGTCCGAGGCCATTGGGGCCAATAGCCTCTTTGCGAGGGTAAGCTCGTACTTTCACGATATAGGGAAAATCAAAAAGCCGGAATACTTCGTGGAAAATCTCATGGGCAAGGAGAGCAAGCACAAGAAGCTCTCCCCCTCGATGAGCACTCTTATCATCACATCGCACGTCAAGGATGGAATCGAACTTGCCCGCGAGAACAAGCTCCCAGAAAAAATTATTGATGTTATCCCCCAACACCACGGCACGAGCTTAATCACTTATTTTTATGATAAGGCGAAGAAACAGCAAGACCCATCTATTCAGGAGATCAAAGAGGAGGACTACCGCTATCCCGGGCCGAAGCCTCAGACCAAGGAGGCGGGCATAGTTCACCTGGCCGACAGCGTCGAGGCCGCTGCCCGGACCGTTACGGATCCTACCCCTTCTCGCATCGAGGGACTGGTCCGAAAGATTGTAAACAACAAATTCGCCGATGCTCAGCTGGACGAGTGCGACCTGACACTTAAGGATTTGAACAAGATAGTTGATAGCTTTACCCGAACCCTGATCGGCATATACCATCATCGTATAGATTACCCAGAAGAGAAGGAAATGCCCGAGCAGGTGTTCGCGGGTAGCGAGGAGGAGGCAAGTGGGGGTAGCGGTATTAAATCAGCAGACCATCGTTCCGATCGATCTGAGGACGATGAGGCAGAAGGCCCGCCTCCTCTTAAACGCCTTGGACTGTAA
- a CDS encoding HIT domain-containing protein, translating into MERLWAPWRMEYIKRYPDDGCVLCEVAVAGDDAAHHILFRGSHTYVVMNLYPYSNGHLMIAPFAHVADYTDLDEQTLLECSLVTQKALKGLREAFAPDGINVGINLGRVAGAGIVDHVHLHVVPRWQGDTNFMPVISDTKVISEHIQSTYEHLRPYFGSISLE; encoded by the coding sequence ATGGAACGACTTTGGGCACCGTGGCGAATGGAATATATAAAACGCTACCCGGATGATGGGTGTGTTTTATGTGAGGTGGCTGTGGCGGGGGATGACGCCGCTCACCACATTCTCTTTCGGGGAAGCCACACCTACGTGGTGATGAACCTCTACCCATATTCTAACGGCCACCTCATGATTGCCCCGTTTGCTCATGTGGCCGATTACACAGATCTCGACGAGCAAACACTCTTGGAGTGCTCGCTGGTGACACAGAAGGCCCTCAAGGGTCTGCGTGAAGCTTTCGCCCCAGATGGAATCAACGTTGGCATCAACCTGGGTAGGGTGGCCGGTGCGGGGATCGTTGATCACGTCCACCTCCATGTGGTACCCCGCTGGCAGGGGGACACCAACTTTATGCCTGTGATTTCGGACACCAAGGTCATCTCGGAACATATTCAAAGCACCTACGAACATCTGCGGCCCTACTTCGGGAGCATAAGCCTTGAATGA
- a CDS encoding PhoH family protein, with amino-acid sequence MRSLTLKDGRYIPDLYGIKDKHLRLIEKSFDVRVTTKGSTLTIKGSENATQLVERLLGDLYNLVEGGYPLQNNDLKYLLRILRDDPEVDITTIFSERIDVPSRKRFITPKSLIQRDYVAAMRSNDIVIGIGPAGTGKTYLAMAMAVNGLKSKKFARIILTRPAVEAGEKLGFLPGDIADKVSPYLRPLYDALYDMLEFDEAQRLIEKGSIEIAPLAYMRGRTLNDSFIILDEAQNSTSEQMKMFLTRMGFLSKVVITGDITQVDLPEEKRSGLINIQEVLENVDGIRFVYFSEKDVVRHDLVQEIVKAYERHDSRQERVS; translated from the coding sequence ATCCGGTCATTGACGTTAAAGGACGGCCGATATATCCCCGATCTTTACGGTATCAAGGATAAACATCTTCGGTTGATAGAAAAATCCTTCGATGTGCGAGTGACCACCAAAGGGTCGACGCTCACCATCAAGGGGTCGGAGAATGCCACCCAGCTGGTGGAACGGCTCTTAGGCGACCTCTACAACTTGGTGGAAGGGGGCTATCCGCTCCAGAACAATGACTTGAAGTATCTCCTTCGCATTCTGCGGGATGATCCTGAGGTCGACATTACCACGATTTTCAGCGAACGGATCGATGTACCGTCCCGGAAGCGCTTCATCACTCCGAAAAGCCTCATCCAGCGCGACTACGTAGCAGCAATGCGGAGTAACGACATCGTCATCGGAATTGGTCCGGCTGGGACCGGGAAGACTTACCTAGCAATGGCAATGGCCGTTAATGGTTTGAAGAGTAAAAAATTCGCCCGTATCATCCTGACTCGCCCGGCCGTGGAAGCAGGTGAGAAGCTCGGATTTTTACCCGGCGACATTGCAGATAAGGTGAGTCCATATCTTAGGCCCCTTTACGATGCGCTATACGACATGCTGGAGTTCGATGAGGCGCAGCGTCTTATTGAAAAGGGCTCAATCGAGATTGCCCCGTTGGCCTACATGCGGGGGCGGACGCTGAACGATTCCTTCATCATCCTCGACGAGGCACAGAATTCGACCAGCGAGCAGATGAAGATGTTTTTGACTCGCATGGGTTTCCTATCCAAGGTCGTGATAACGGGAGACATCACCCAGGTCGATCTCCCCGAAGAAAAGCGCTCCGGGTTAATTAATATCCAGGAAGTCTTGGAAAACGTTGATGGAATCCGGTTCGTCTACTTCTCAGAGAAAGATGTGGTACGACACGATCTCGTCCAGGAGATTGTCAAGGCTTATGAGCGCCATGATTCCCGTCAAGAAAGAGTAAGCTGA
- the ybeY gene encoding rRNA maturation RNase YbeY, protein MRQKARLLLNALDCKEAELSIVLVDNTTIASLNAQWRRVEDSTDVLAFPMDEDRADIPHPPLLGDVVISVERAAAQAEEAGHSLENEMDALLIHGLLHLIGYDHEDSAEQAAAMTLKEAELLGLLSRGD, encoded by the coding sequence ATGAGGCAGAAGGCCCGCCTCCTCTTAAACGCCTTGGACTGTAAGGAGGCCGAGCTCTCCATCGTTTTGGTCGATAACACGACCATCGCGTCACTAAATGCACAGTGGCGCCGGGTCGAAGATTCGACCGATGTTTTGGCCTTTCCGATGGACGAAGACCGCGCTGACATCCCCCATCCACCGCTGCTGGGCGATGTGGTCATTTCTGTCGAGCGGGCCGCTGCCCAGGCTGAGGAAGCAGGACATTCCCTTGAGAATGAGATGGACGCTCTCCTCATTCATGGCTTGCTGCACCTGATAGGCTATGACCACGAGGACTCAGCAGAACAAGCCGCGGCGATGACCCTCAAGGAGGCGGAATTGCTTGGGCTGCTTTCGAGAGGGGATTAA
- the aspS gene encoding aspartate--tRNA ligase: MSEFWLRRTHHCGELTEADVGASVVLAGWAHRRRDHGGLIFVDLRDREDITQVVFDSEVDAPAHQEAKAIRNEFVLAVEGEVVARPEGMVNPKLATGAVEVNVSRLEILNPSKPLPFLIEEGAEVGDIVRYKYRYLDLRRPDQQRIMKLRHRTTKAVRDFFDSQGFLEIETPFLTRSTPEGARDYLVPSRVNPGKFFALPQSPQIFKQILMVAGYEKYFQIVRCFRDEDLRADRQPEFSQIDVECSFIDQEGVLALTESMMAHIFHEVMGRELATPFPRLAFAESMERYGTDAPDLRFGMPIMDVSDIVEGGSFDIFNEVLTGAGRVKGLSLPGQAGLSRKELDDLNGEVQGYGARGLAWMKVTPDGIKSPLEKFFSEGSLKNIASAVEAASGDLVLMVADEAQVASKSLGALRLALGHRLGLIPPEDYQPCWVLDFPLLEYHEEDGRYYAMHHPFTAPREEDLHLLETDPARVRAKAYDLVLNGEEIGGGSIRNHRREIQERLFAAIDIGPTEAEEKFGFLLEALEYGAPPHGGIALGLDRIIMLMAGVNSIRDVIAFPKTQNAVDLMVDAPSTVDASQLDELHLRLKKPS; the protein is encoded by the coding sequence GTGAGCGAGTTTTGGCTCAGGCGGACTCACCACTGTGGGGAGCTCACAGAGGCGGACGTAGGCGCATCAGTGGTGTTGGCCGGTTGGGCTCACCGACGGCGCGACCACGGGGGGCTCATCTTTGTGGACCTCCGTGACCGGGAAGACATAACTCAAGTGGTTTTTGACTCCGAGGTCGATGCCCCCGCTCACCAGGAGGCCAAGGCCATCCGCAACGAGTTCGTCCTTGCGGTAGAGGGCGAGGTCGTAGCCCGCCCGGAGGGCATGGTCAACCCCAAGCTCGCCACGGGAGCTGTTGAAGTCAACGTCAGCCGTCTCGAAATTCTCAACCCATCCAAACCGCTCCCGTTCCTCATCGAGGAGGGGGCCGAAGTCGGCGATATCGTGAGGTATAAGTACCGCTACCTCGATCTCAGAAGGCCCGATCAGCAGCGCATCATGAAGCTGCGCCACAGGACAACGAAGGCCGTACGGGATTTCTTCGACAGCCAGGGCTTCTTGGAGATCGAAACCCCCTTTCTTACCAGAAGCACTCCCGAAGGCGCACGGGACTACCTCGTCCCCAGCCGAGTCAACCCAGGAAAGTTTTTCGCTCTGCCTCAATCGCCACAGATATTCAAGCAGATCCTCATGGTGGCTGGATACGAGAAATATTTCCAAATCGTCAGGTGCTTTCGCGACGAAGACCTCCGGGCAGACAGGCAGCCGGAGTTCTCCCAAATCGACGTAGAGTGCTCCTTCATTGATCAAGAAGGCGTCTTAGCCCTTACCGAGTCGATGATGGCCCATATCTTTCATGAAGTCATGGGCAGGGAGCTCGCGACCCCTTTCCCCCGCCTCGCCTTCGCGGAGTCCATGGAGCGCTACGGCACCGACGCGCCCGACCTTCGATTCGGCATGCCCATCATGGATGTCTCCGACATCGTTGAGGGAGGCTCCTTCGACATCTTCAACGAGGTATTAACAGGAGCCGGCCGGGTCAAGGGCCTATCTTTGCCTGGACAGGCCGGCCTTTCGCGAAAGGAACTGGACGACCTCAACGGAGAGGTGCAGGGATACGGAGCCCGGGGGCTGGCCTGGATGAAGGTGACCCCCGATGGGATCAAATCTCCTCTGGAGAAATTTTTCAGCGAGGGATCGCTGAAGAACATCGCCTCGGCCGTCGAGGCCGCATCCGGCGACCTTGTGCTCATGGTGGCAGACGAGGCTCAGGTTGCCAGCAAATCCCTGGGCGCCCTCCGCCTAGCCCTTGGCCACAGGCTCGGCCTAATCCCTCCCGAGGACTACCAGCCATGCTGGGTCCTGGATTTTCCTCTCCTCGAGTACCACGAGGAGGATGGGCGGTACTATGCTATGCACCATCCCTTTACCGCTCCGAGGGAGGAGGATTTGCATCTCCTGGAGACCGACCCTGCTCGGGTGCGCGCCAAGGCGTACGATCTGGTCTTAAACGGTGAAGAGATCGGCGGCGGCAGCATCCGAAACCACCGCCGGGAGATCCAGGAGCGCCTCTTCGCGGCGATCGACATCGGGCCGACCGAGGCTGAGGAGAAATTCGGTTTCTTGCTGGAGGCCCTGGAGTATGGGGCCCCGCCCCACGGGGGGATAGCCTTGGGGCTTGACCGGATCATCATGCTCATGGCCGGGGTGAACTCGATACGGGACGTCATCGCTTTCCCGAAGACCCAAA
- a CDS encoding LapA family protein, translating to MVRTFKLIIGLIVLVVLASFAVNNSEPVVLKYYYGYATPPVPLYVVLLAAVVMGAILAALFAIGERFHFLYEVRKRDRVIREMEKELVSLRNLPLAEPLPASKTEASSKEGVAVESK from the coding sequence ATGGTAAGGACTTTTAAGCTAATCATCGGCCTCATTGTTTTGGTGGTTCTGGCCTCATTCGCCGTAAACAACAGCGAGCCCGTCGTGCTTAAGTACTACTATGGCTACGCTACACCTCCCGTTCCCCTCTACGTGGTTTTGCTTGCTGCCGTTGTGATGGGAGCCATTCTTGCGGCCCTGTTCGCCATCGGAGAGCGCTTTCACTTCTTGTATGAGGTGCGAAAGCGCGACCGGGTCATTCGAGAGATGGAAAAGGAACTCGTTTCGCTCCGCAATCTCCCTCTGGCCGAACCCCTGCCTGCTTCTAAGACCGAGGCCTCATCGAAAGAGGGGGTAGCTGTTGAGTCGAAGTAG